CGCCCTCGTCGAAGAGCGAGACCGCGGATCCCCGGCGCCGCGCCGCGTCGATCTCGGCGCGCACGCCCTGATCCAGCAGGCGGGGGCTGCGCAGTTCGTCGCGCAGGCTGTGCTCGGCCAGCCGCGCGGCCGTCCGCTCCGACGGGCGGAGGTTCCCCCCGGTCTCGATGACCCGGGCGAGGACCGGACCGGCCACGGCGAGCGCGCGCTGCACGTGGATGCGGCGCTCGCGCTGCCGACCGCTCTGGGCGGCTTGCCACGCCGAGGCGGCCTGTTGCAATTCGGAGAGCTGCGCCGCGTCCCGAGCCGTGCGCTGCAGGGCGATCGACATGAGCTGCGCGACGGACACCCAGACGAGCGAGCCGACGAGTCCGAGGCTCAGCGCCGAGACCGGACCGAGCCAGGCCGAGGCCGAGACCGCGAGGGCCGCCATCCCGATCCAGGCGATGATCGGACGGTGACGGACCATCACGATCGTCATGAGCGCACCGATCCCGCCGATCACCCACGTGACGAACGGCTGGGTCCGTCCGTCGGGTGTGACCGCGAGGAAGGCGGCGTTCGGCACCACCGCGGACGCGACGAGAGCGAGCGCCGCGGCCCATCCCGGGAGGGATGACCGTTCGCCGGGCGTCGCGACGGGAGTCGCCTGTGGGCGCGACCCCGGCAACAGGATCCACAACCACGTGACCGGGAGATAGAGCACCAGCGCCGCGATGATCAGCCAACCGCGCTCCACGGTCTCCGGGCTCGTCCAGAGCAGTCCGCGTGCGGCGAGGTACGCCGTGAACGCGAGGGCGATCACGGAGAGCATCGCGCGGACGGTCACCAGCGGTCCCCGCTCTCCCACTCGAGCGTCACCGTCGTGCCGGAGGAGCCGGACTCGATGTCGGACCGCCCTCCGACCGCGGTCACACGCGCGATGATCGACCCGCGGATGCCGAGACGGTCGGCCGGGATCGCCTCGAGGTCGAAGCCGTCCCCGGCGTCGCGCACCCGCACGGCGATGCCCCCGGGATCGGCGTAGCCCGACACCTCGACCGAGAGCCCCCGCGCCTCGGCGTGCTGCACGGCATTGGCGACCGCCTGCATCGCCGCGAGCGAAAGCGCGCGTGCGACCCGACCCGGCACCCGCGGCGTCCCTTCGTCGATGCGGCGACGGACCGCGAGTTCGACCCCGAGCTCACGGGCCGCGGTCTCGATCTCGTCGGCCAGGCCGGCGGCATCCACGGGGGCATCGCTGCCCTCGAGCGCGTCCTTCTCGGCATTCGCCAGCCGGGTCAAGGCCTCTCGCGCCATGCTCACGGCGAGCGTGCGTTCGCGGGGCGTGGAGGCGCGTTCCGCGGCGAGCAGAGCGCCCAGCACGCTGTCGTGCATGAGTGCAGCCACGGCCACGCGCTCGTTCTCGGTCGCCGCGGTGGCCGCCGCCTCGGCGTAGCTCGACACGGCCTGCGCGCGCGTCTCGTCGACGTGGGCGGCGATCGAGCGGTACATCCAGGTCAGGGTGACGAGGACGCTGCCCAGGATCAGGGCGAACGAGACGTCGAGCGCGACCGGGACGGAGAATTCGCTCCGGCCCCCGGCCTGGATCAGGCGCACCACCCCGAAGAGCACGGGCGCGGCGACCGTCCAGACGATCTGCAGCGACATCGGGAACGCCACGACGGCCGCGACGGTCGCGACGTTGATGAGGTAGAAGATCCAGGGGTTCTCCAGCGGAGACGGCGGCGGTCCGCCCGCGGTCGCGACGGGCCACAGGGCCAGGGCGACCATGAAGACCACGGCGAAGATCCCCGCGAAGACGCGCGCGAACCGCCCGACCGCGCACGCGACGATCATCGCGGCCAACGGCACGAAGACGCCGACCGCGAGAGGAAGGTGCCAGCCGTCGCGCTCGTCGGCGCGCCCGAGCGCGGCGATCAGCGCCTGCGCCCCGAGAGCGAGCGACGCGGGACCGACGAAGATGGTGAGGACGCGCTCGATGCGCTTCTGCGTGAACGACCCCGGGTCGTCGCGCGACTCCCGTGAGTGCGGGATCCGCCCCCAGGCCTCCTCGAGAACCGTCCGCTGGGCCTCCGAACGGAGGGTGTCAGGCATCGGTCCCGGCTTCGGGGGCGTCATGCAGGATTCCGTCCTCCATCGCCCGCCGCAGCAGGTCGACCTTGGTCGGGGCGGGACGGCCGACCTCGACGTACTTCACGCGGACCCGCGTGATGTTCTCTTTCGCGGTGGAGTACGCGACCCCCAGGCGATCGGCGACGGCTTTCAGCGGCAGGCCCGCCGCGTAGAGCCGCAGCACCTCGCGCTCGCGGGCGGACAGCTGCGCGTCGGCGAAGGCGCGATCGCCTTCGACAGCACTGGCCCACTCGACGTTGTCCAGCAGCTCGCCGCGCGCGACCGTCCCGATCGCCCCGAGAACCTCGTGCGTGGGCGAGGACTTGCTCACGATCCCCGCCGCTCCGGCCGCGAGCGCCTCGCGGACGGCGGCCGGGCGGTCGGCGACGCTGTGGATGATCACGCTCGACCCGTCGCGCACGACGCGGTCCACGTTCTCGGACACCGTGGTGCCGTCGCCGAGGGTGAGGTCGAGGACGACCACGTCGGCCGGCGATTGCACGGCGACGCGCCGCCAATCGAGGTACGCCGCGACGTTCGCCCCCGAGAACACGACCTCGGTCGCGGCGGTCTGGGCGAGCGCCGCCTCGAGACCGAGACGAACCGACTCGTGATCATCGATGAGGGCGACGCGCGTCATCCCCTCATCGTATCCGCGCGTCTCGGGTCCGCCCGGGTCTGGACATCCCCCGATCGGCGGGTCATCGTTGGAGGACCACGACCGCTTCCACATGGTGGGTGTGCGGGAACAGATCGACACCGTGGATGCCGTCACGGGCGACGTAGCCGTGCTCGGCGAAGATGGCC
This portion of the Microbacterium testaceum StLB037 genome encodes:
- a CDS encoding sensor histidine kinase, with the translated sequence MPDTLRSEAQRTVLEEAWGRIPHSRESRDDPGSFTQKRIERVLTIFVGPASLALGAQALIAALGRADERDGWHLPLAVGVFVPLAAMIVACAVGRFARVFAGIFAVVFMVALALWPVATAGGPPPSPLENPWIFYLINVATVAAVVAFPMSLQIVWTVAAPVLFGVVRLIQAGGRSEFSVPVALDVSFALILGSVLVTLTWMYRSIAAHVDETRAQAVSSYAEAAATAATENERVAVAALMHDSVLGALLAAERASTPRERTLAVSMAREALTRLANAEKDALEGSDAPVDAAGLADEIETAARELGVELAVRRRIDEGTPRVPGRVARALSLAAMQAVANAVQHAEARGLSVEVSGYADPGGIAVRVRDAGDGFDLEAIPADRLGIRGSIIARVTAVGGRSDIESGSSGTTVTLEWESGDRW
- a CDS encoding response regulator transcription factor, translating into MTRVALIDDHESVRLGLEAALAQTAATEVVFSGANVAAYLDWRRVAVQSPADVVVLDLTLGDGTTVSENVDRVVRDGSSVIIHSVADRPAAVREALAAGAAGIVSKSSPTHEVLGAIGTVARGELLDNVEWASAVEGDRAFADAQLSAREREVLRLYAAGLPLKAVADRLGVAYSTAKENITRVRVKYVEVGRPAPTKVDLLRRAMEDGILHDAPEAGTDA